CACGAAGGGGCCAATTTGCAAACGACCCCCCTCCCCCGCATCGTTATTGAACGTGGCCATAATTCCGCATGGCGTCTCCGCGGAGCTCCCTCTATCACCTCTTAATGGAGTTTTGGAATTCAGCCTCACACCTTGTTATCAAACGGCGGGCGGACTGCTGATGAACATGTATGAGAAATATAAAAAGGTGCATCATCGCCATCTTTGATGAGAAGTAGTAAGACATGTTCAGTATTTGAAAATATTGCTATGAATACAAAATTAGCTTCTAGCTAGCataatagagaaaaaaaagatgacacgtGGGCAATTCTGAGGAATTccgttttgaaaaatatatcgTCATCATTTCTGGTATCTGCTTGTTCGAATTTGAGTCATCAAGTGTCAGGTTCCGCCTTTGCTTGGCGCATGGCCAACCAACCCCCTCCAAAAAATAACATCAAGACAATCTGTGATGCCTGAACACAAATAAGAGATGAAAGCCTAACTAACCTCCCCGCACGGATAATTGTGAGCTAAATGCACTTAAAGCAGGTTTTACTAGCACACGTTTGTTTACCAGCGAGTCATACAGCCGCCGAAAAAAATGTCAATTCCTTGTTGATTTGAATGTCTGGCGCCACTAAAAGTAGATAAAGTTATACagaatttaacaaaaaaaaaacatgaaatgtcCTGAAGCACCGTTTTAGGCAGTACGAGCCCAAGCTATTTATGTGAGAACAAAAAGAACTTCCATCAGGTCTCGTGAGCAGTTTTTCATTGTTATATCAGTCCGAACAAATGCACATTTAGTTCATAAAATGTAAGATTGACTCGAGCAAGGCGGCATGCGCAACAGCTGCGTTTGCGAAGGCGGCTAGCTTCCGGCACCTCCAAAAACGAGCGGGCCTTTCATGTCGCTGCCCCTCAACGGCCATCTGGAATTGGAGAGCTCTTTTCTGGCCACTGATGTCATGTGAAAGCTCTGTCCAGTGGCTGCATACTAATGGAGCATCTCCTGCTCACTATTTGGCAGAGGGCAACAAAGGCCCCGCTAGCAAACCGTCTGGATTTGTATCTTGGCGGTGGTGGAGACCTGGCTGGGAAATCTCAACACACTCTGGCGTAATGAATTTTTCTGATCAGAGGAGGAGAAACCAGAGCTGGGAGAGCAGCCCGTGTGGGCAGGAGTTCaggcagaggggggggggggggggagggaggcttGCACTGGTATTTTCTTGGTTGCAGCCCAAACACAggtgcagccccccccccccccccctgctatgTGCCTCTCTCTCCATTCAATTCTCATTATGCTGGATTTGTCTTCTTGTATGTAACCTGctggctttgtttttttcctctcaataatGACCATAACATAATAAATGTATATACGGTGAGGCCTTGTGATAAGCATTTAACAGGTTCTGTGACCAAGCACGtgtcttaaatcacatttttccAATAAGATGTCATTCATCTATTCCACCCTCTCGACATAAAATTAGGTAATGTAttataaagataaaaatagcACTCTCTAATTGTGTACTTTatactaacccccccccctcccccccacacacacacacccacacactttAATTCAATGGACATTTGGCTTGACGCAGTATAACACAAACATACAAATTGATATACTTGGAGCTGATCATAGCTCCTCAGTAATAATAATTattcttcacagaggataaataatatatgcctgtgagtattaTATTTGTCTACATGGGTTGCTTGAGCAATGCTATTGGTTCGGCATTTTGCATCGTTAGCCTTAACAGGCAAAGTGGTTGCTTTGgttttaaatacacaaagtgTTCATGTTTAGTTTCACAGTGTGGGTGTCAAATAAACTAGCTTGAAGAGTATTTTTTTGCTCACTATCGGTCAAACTGCTGCTTGACAGTACAGCACATCCACAATTTTTACTACCAAGTCAAAGCATAAACAACTAATTGACATTTCTCATCTAGGGAAAACTCATAAATCAGGTCATTTGCATCTCAAAGCACCACAACATTGTAAATTGAATCTGTTAATGGCCAAAACTACTTTTAGAATGTCAAAGCAAAAGCCTTTAAAACAATATGAATCCCAGCCAATTTATTATTGCAACCATTCGAATGTGTGCGCGGACTTGAACGCCGCATGCTTTAGCGAGCCTCCCTGGGAGCAACGAGGAGGGTTTCGCAGATGTGGCTCGGCGTCACGCAGTGCCGATCATTGTCTCCCTCACACTTTCTAACGAGCCATTTCACAACATCCACACTGCGGACGGAGCTCGCCACGGAGCGGAGCATAGCAGAGCAGCGCCGCGCAGTTTCCTTCTTCTTTGCAATTAAGTGTTCGGATTAAACGCGCAGATGTGGCCACTTGTGGGACTTGGTGTCACATTATGTGTGTTTATCGATCGACTGGCGCTCGTTTGCAAATAGCACAAGTGATTGGCTTCGCTCTGAATGAAGCTCCAGGCACTTTTTGTCTCCGCGCTGGACGTCATGTGCACGTTGGCGAATTTGTCGCGCAGAGTCGCCGAGTGAGCGCGATTGCGGATTACACTGACACTGGAAGCGTTTATTTGCTTTGAAAAAGAGGGGCTTTCCCAGGCGGCGTGGCGTGGGCGTCTGGTCCACCGTCCTCTGGGTTCCCGGAGGACTCCATGCAGTCGCAAAGGTTGGTTCGATTTTCCCTTATTAAATgatcttaaaaataaatatacgcgCATGTGCAAAATGCTGGGAAATATTTCAACCGCTGCTGGCAGAAAAAGTGAATGCAAACCTGTGGAGCAGCGTTTCATTTCTCGACCATTCATCACATTTAAGGCCAATCGGTGGGAGCAGTGAAATCACCCACGAcgaccccaccaccaccaccacacacacacacacacacactcgcctgTCTGCCTTTCCTGCACATTTTCATGCTGGTACGCCTTAATTGAATGACAGCTGCAATTAGCAATAAGCAGGCTGTCCAATAAGGTTGACGCTTAATGACAGGTTGAACTGTCCTCGTTACACCATGTGCATTTGTGTCAAGGTCTCGGGAGGTCCAGTTTATTTTACAAGCGCCATCTGTTGGAACAGGCGGATTAGTCTCACTGACTCTTCACACTCAGGTTAATGCACATCATTTGGAGCTGCAGTGCTCGTCAATATATGCCTTACCGGATTTTACAGGCAGAATCACAGATTTAAACGCCTTGCTCCATAAAAGCAAGCGGCTGAGATGTGATCGCTggatcttttgttgttgttttcatacTGCACGGTGCCTGTAAGAGGTGCGACACAATGTGGATTCATATATATatctcagagtcagagtcagctttattgtcaattccttcatgccaagacacacaaagcatCATTGGCTGAGAGTATAATTGCCAAAGTTGTTTTACAAAATACTGCAAGAATCCTGTTGGCTCGATTCAACCTTTGCGGATCACCGTGACCTGGATGACTGAGAATCTAACTAAGATAGAAAAACAATAATTAGCAAGCCATGCAAcattagtcttttttttatttcagttaTTCATTTTATTCAAGAATTTTATTCAGTGACTATAATGCTTTTCAGCTAACAATACATAGCCTACGACTGTGTTGCgcataaaaaaatgacaaattactAAAAATGGCTATTGTGGTGTTATTTGGATTTCATTTATATAATATCCCTCTCAATTAGCTAATAAAAGCATTTTGCAGAATCAAACTGTACTAAGCATGCTACATGCTACTCTCGTTTCAGATCCATAATTAGCTTGCTAGATGATTGGTCAGGTCTTTGTGTCAATCAACCAGCCATACAAAACGAAAGCTCAATGACGACGGCTGGTGCAGATTGCCAGAAAGGCCTAAGTCATTTTCTATACATGCTTGCTGCACAGCGTAGTTAACAACGTAAACATACATTGTACCTCATAATTTTCCACTTAGAGATGATCCTCTTGAGGTTGTCCAAAACGGTCGCTGTGTGGAGACTGTCACTCAAAATGATTCATATCCAAGCGCTAAGAGAAAGTCAGCAAAAATGCATCTCCGTCCGAAGGCCCGAACAATTCATCAAATGAGAGTAGATTGTTGGAGATGTGTCGGAGGAGGGCCGACCACCCTTGTTGCAAACATTTAAACCACTCATGACATCTCACATCATCTttatcattgtattttttttaaattcaaggtTTCCCATACTTATAAAAAGAGATTATTTTCTGGAACACAAACTTAATCAAATATATCAACATGTAATGTACATAAACCTCACAAAAAACGGACTATTAGGTGCCCTCCTTAAATTTGGGACAACCTGATGTGTGCATCAAATGACCCTGCTTGGTGTTTTTCGTGCTTTGGGGTTCCTGCGCTGCAGGAATGCGTCTCGTGGCTTGCTTTACGACAAATAGACTCACAAATAAATAACAGTAAGTGACGTTTTTCCCCCTTGTCATTTCTTCCATTGTGGTGAGAGCCCAACGCTACGACTTTCATATTGGCTGCGTGCAACTATGCTCTAGCTATGAATAATTTATTAGTTTTATTATGCTGGAAGCAAAATGTCATACAAAGCAAGTTTTGGTGGTTTTGCATGGTTTTACAACCAgagcaatattttctttttagctGTCTGCGCCGATTTGTACGATACATTTTCATTAATATATTAAGACAAATAACAGCCCCAAAATATTCATATTTAGGGGAGTTTCCCCAAATtacttttttcattcatttttaaaataaattaagcTTCATGGCGTGATAAAGCACAAAAAACGTATAAATACTATTTTGCACGTCTTTGTACCGGTTGTAGCTCCAATATTTTACAGAATGACTTCCTTTCCGATTTAATGCGTCATTTTTTGACTTTGCTGTCGTGACGTATTCATCTGAAATAGTGAGCGCGGGGATTGAGTTAAATTCATCGTGCTTTGTGAACACTTCAGTCGTGGAACAAGTCTACGCATTGAGGTGTAATTCGAACCGTGTGGAATGGGGGGGCTCGCGTAAGTGGGGCCCGAATGGGGATTGGTTCGCAGCCGGGTCTcccttctccctccctccccggctgGCATCCACACATCTGCGGCTACCCCAGCCAGCACGCTCCCTCTCGCGAAGGAAAGAAATTATGACCCGCTCGCTCGCTGCCTTTCCAACCGCGGCTGGCTAGCTCACGTTCGGTCCACATGCCGGTCACGAAGGGAAGTGATGAAAGAGGACGGGCCCGACTCTAGACTCGTTTTCCGGACTTTTGTCAACTTGTTCCCCCCCGTGTCGCCTCTTCGACCAGGCAGAGGAGTGAAGGGCGACCCCGAGCTGGATGGATGGTTATGGGGAAGAGAGGCAGACCCTCGGCGCTTCAAGTGTGCAGAGTCCTCGCTCTCTTCTTATCACTCTTCCCTACAGGTAAGACGCAACTTTGTTAGTATTTTATCATCTTATATATGATAGAACAATTGAACACCTACGTTCCACCATTTTTCCTTGCGTTTGAACGGGTAACATTGGCGCCGCTCAAAGTGTTGGAAATCGGCCAAAGTGTCGTAAAAGCGTCTTCAATGTTAACGATATACGCAATTAGCGACAAATGGCGATGATTGACGACAAATGCCGATGATTGACGACCAATTGCGCTTGGGGGAAATATATCGATTGAAACGGGGGCGATATATTGTATACACTGAAAATAGTTGTGAATTTCCCTGTGTTGGATTTGTTAAGTCTGATAGTGATTTAAAGTGAAGATGTTTTTGCTGCCTTATTTTGTTTGGTGGGGGGCTTTTGGGTTTTAAACAGTAGCTCATGGAAAGATAATACTTTCCCCCCTTACATCTGCTCATACCAAAGAGGGTGGCTCAGTGTTGAGCCTTTGTTATTGCTGCctctaaaaataatttaaaaattgtTCGAGTTTAAGTGTAAGAGAGGGAGTGGGCAATTTGATACTTGAGAGCCGCAGTCTTTTTTTAAGGCCATGCTTAATAGGGAAACTTGGCACTGACTGGTTTAAAGTTACTGTGGCAGAAGCTATGCTAATAAAAGCACATTTGCCACTCAAATAAACCCAATGACAGCAACTTCATGCAACTCCGAATGTTTGCCAAACCCTTATCAGCATTCAACAACAATGTGATAACGTTCTGATAGTTGAGATTGTTACGAGATTGTCTTATTGTCAGCCGTTGAGGTTCGGAGATGCTCGTGAGTGTTTCAGGGTGCTTTCTGTGTTTACACGCCCCACCAACCAAAGCATCTTAAAAGCATCCCAAGCCAAGAACATTTGTGCAACGGGCTGCCTGGATGCTGTTAACTGAATTGGCGACGAACCACACGAGTTAAAGTTGAGTTGCGTGCAGTGGTTTGCAAAGGCTTTACACAGCACTGCCTTAAAAATTGTCAACTGTAAAATCTCATTTACGATTGCGGCGACGGTCAAGTGGAAATACAAGTTGACTACTGAAACCATGAAAacacttttactgtatataatggtGCCATAACACTGCTTTGAATTAATATGTTGAGGGTATATGAATATTGTGTTGTCTCCCTTTAACAGCAAGTCTACAGTGCAAGATCCTCAAGTGCAACTCAGAATTTTGGGCCTCCACAAGCAACTCGGGGCCGGAGGAGGACTTCTGCACGGCGCTGCGTGCGTACAATAGCTGCGTGCGGCGAACCGCCCGCACCTGCCGGGGCGACTTGGCGTACCACTCGGCCCAGCACGGCATCGAGGACCTCATGAGCCAGCACAACTGCTCCAAGGAGGGACCCACGTCGCAGCCACGTGCCCGCACCCAGCTCCCGGCCGCGCCGTCGCCGCCCGACAGCCAGGAGCGCTCGGACGGCCCGGAGGTGTGCCACTACGAGCGCAGCTTCCCGCGTAACGCCGTTCGGCCCAATTTCACGCACTGCGGCTTCTTCGGGGACCCCCACTTGAGAACCTTTGGAGATGACTTCCAGACGTGCAAGGTGGAGGGCGCCTGGCCGCTCATTCACAACAAGTACCTGTCGGTCCAGGTGACCAACACCCCCGTGTTGCCCGGGTCCTCCGCCACGGCCACGAGCAAGGTGAGCTGGCACACATGGCGTTCACATTTCCTCACTCATGGAGTATTGCGGTCCGCCAATTACGAACCTattcatttcaaaattgaaCCAGCTGTCAATTATTTTGATGATTTTGACTGATCaatgggattaaaaaaatatatataatttccaACCCTTCCCACAAAAACACCATCATTCCAAATTGACGAAAAAAGCCTCTTGGATCTTTCTTAGCCGTCTTTGTGtgcttttccccccccccccccttggcgTAGTGAACACAATGTTTGCAGGCATTTGGTCGCCAAGCTCAATCATCTTTGCACTCCTAATCATTTCCGCAGAGTTTAATGGCCGCGTGATAAACGTCCCCGAGTAGAATTCCACTGCACTCGTTGCCTGCTTTGTTGACTTTGCAGTTTATCCAAACTCACGTGTGCGGTGGGATCATTTGCACTCATCAAAAGTTCCTTAATTATACGCTATTACGTTTTTCGGCTACTCTGTCTTGCTTTTGAAGtcattccattttctttttttcctttttttttgaaacAGTGAGCTACTTGGAAGCAAAGCAGAGACTTGAGTGTAGACAAAAGGAAAACAGGGCAGTGAGCCAAAGGCACCTGTGCAAACAATCTGCTAagagattagcattagcacaaAACAAGAGGCTGGCTGGCAGGCTACGATGGAATCACGCTCACTTTTgccgcttttttttatttttgagtatCTCACGGCCAATGACAATGAATCGTGAATGACCTTCGTGCACAACACCGACCAGTTTGGCTTCATTAGCTGCAGCGTACACGCGACTTAGCGCCTCGCCCCCCTCAGAGCATAGTTGCGGGGTTCACTGGCAGGTTTTGCAACGCTATGAATGGCTCGTCTTTGTGTCTGCACACTGAGACCCAATTTTGACTGCTGActtctcacttttttgggtTGAGCATTTACACCCCCCGCTCCCCCATGTTGAGCTAGCCGAAATGTGACACTGAAGCTGGTGAGACAACATGGCATAGAAACGTTGAAGTACTTTCCTTCATATTTACAGTTGAAATTGAATTTGcatttggaataaaaaaaaaaaaaatcccataaaCAATAATGACATTTCTGTTTCTGCTTTAAAACGTTTGAAATTTGAAATGTCAACTGTTTCTTCCACAGCTGACAATCATCTTCAAGAACTTCCAGGAGTGCGTGGACCAGAAGACGTATCACGCCGAGACGGACGAGCTCCCCGCCGCCTTTGCCGACGGCTCCAAGAACGGCGGCGAGCGGCACGGCGCCAACGCCCTCCGCGTGGTGGAAAAGGTGCCCGGCCAGCACGTGGAGATTCAGGCTCGCTACATCGGCACCACGCTGGTGGTGCGGCAGGTGGGCCGCTACCTGACCTTCGCTGTGCGCATGCCCGAGGAGGTGGTGCGCTCGGTGGAGGAGGATGACGGTGGCGACGGCGAGCAGGACTTGTATCTGTGTCTGCACGGCTGCCCCGCCAACCAGCGTATGGACTTCAGGAAGCTGCGCAACCAGGCGGGCGGCTTCAGCTACCAGGCGGCCAGGGCCA
The window above is part of the Syngnathus typhle isolate RoL2023-S1 ecotype Sweden linkage group LG7, RoL_Styp_1.0, whole genome shotgun sequence genome. Proteins encoded here:
- the rgma gene encoding repulsive guidance molecule A — protein: MQSQRQRSEGRPRAGWMVMGKRGRPSALQVCRVLALFLSLFPTASLQCKILKCNSEFWASTSNSGPEEDFCTALRAYNSCVRRTARTCRGDLAYHSAQHGIEDLMSQHNCSKEGPTSQPRARTQLPAAPSPPDSQERSDGPEVCHYERSFPRNAVRPNFTHCGFFGDPHLRTFGDDFQTCKVEGAWPLIHNKYLSVQVTNTPVLPGSSATATSKLTIIFKNFQECVDQKTYHAETDELPAAFADGSKNGGERHGANALRVVEKVPGQHVEIQARYIGTTLVVRQVGRYLTFAVRMPEEVVRSVEEDDGGDGEQDLYLCLHGCPANQRMDFRKLRNQAGGFSYQAARAKCKERLPVEDVYFQSCVFDLLSSGDINFTMAAYYALEDVKTLHSNNKRYHIFDKDAFASCAAAHCFSLQFVVALLWCTLAL